DNA sequence from the Lysinibacillus sp. OF-1 genome:
CCTTCTAATTCTTGGTTTGCTACTCGGAAATCAACTTTTATTACTTCTGGTTTTAAAAATTCTATTAGCTCATCATTAATTACTCGCCAGTTAATAGTAGCTTTCATTGATTCTAAGTGACTGAAGTTTGGAGCATCATATTCCCCCATAAGCCCACCGCCACTTACAGTTTCAGTTTTAGGATTTAATGATGGTAATTGTAAATCTGATACTCCCTTTAGTTCAGGACTGCCATTTACGTATACTCTAAAATCATTAACTTTTTCAGGTATTCTAGCCATTAATATTTCCCCCTTTCCTTAGTTAAAAATGGTGTCATAGTATGACGTATCCACTTGTAAAATGTTTTCGATTACTTGGGCTGGAGTTGGTTCAGCAACATAATAACGGAAAACCACTTTACCATTTAGTAATTGTTCATTTGGATTATCTTCTGCGCGGGCTTCTACTCTTCCACCAATAATTGCTCCGTCACCTTGTAACCCATTCATCCACATGTTCATTTCGTCTACAATCTCATCAATCAAACGTCTGCGGATTGGGCCATCTACTTTCTCCCAAGTTTTTAGCACAATCGAGTTACCAATGAAATTATGCATTATACGTGTTGCGTGGAATTTGTCTTTCACGTCAGTTACATCTGGATAAGCTGCTGTGTAATTTCCCCAGGTTACAAATCCATTCACGAAATTTAATGCTGTTACAATCCCTTGATCATTTAAAATCTCTGCCTGATTCGGTTCTAACTCAACCTCTTCATAATTGTTTCCTTTTTTGATAACAATCTTATCAATCGGAATAGGTTTATTTGAGGCAGATTCATAGGGATAGTTGTTGTTTATCAAGCAAACTTTTAAGACGTTACAAGCTAATAAAGTTGATAAGTGATACACCTTGTCCTTCCTCATACCAAGTGGCCAACAAACTGCTTCGTTTTTACCTGTGTAGCTATTATCATTTTTCCATTCGAACACATCTGTGAACACTGCAGTTTGCGTTGTATCAACATCTGTTAGGGCTACTGCTTTAAAGTACGTATTAATCGAAGTTGCTTTTGCTCTCATAACTGCAGCTACTTCTGGATCTGATGAAAACTTAGGTGCAAGTAATAGACTTGGGACTGATCGCAAACGCGGAAATACTTTATTAACACATTCCAAACCAGACGCTTTACCTGTTGCAATGTCATAACCACCAATTAGATGTTCTTTTGTAACAAGTGAAGGATCTACCACATCATATTCAGCAATTACAGCTGTTTGAGTTGTTAAAAATGCAATCATTAAAAGTCCATCTTCATTAAAAGTAGCAATGTAATCTTCATCCTCTTTTAAAGTAACACTATCTACAATCAACTTTAGTGATTTTTTCAGAATCCCTTCACTTTTCAATGTTGCTTTTTGATTTTCAATCGTTACAACTTCTTGTGTAACACTCTTTTTATGCACCGCAGGGTCTAATACGTTCACAAAGACAAATGGGCCTACGCCAAATTCCACGAATGCTGCGTCTGCTACTTCACATAAATCATAGTTTTCCCAGTCTTTCGAGTAGCCAAAATTCTTTTTAAAATCTGTCAAAGAGGTGCATTTGATAGGTCTATTCACATTGTCAATGCCCTCAGTTAAATTAATAGGTGCTGTACCAAACACAACTGGTACAATACTTGATACTACAGAAGGTGTACCAGGGCTTGTTGGCATTTCGTACACGCGTGAACCATGCGGCATATTACTTCACTCCCTTAAAATATTCGATTACCTTGTTATAAAACATTGATTCTACTGTACTAGAATCATTTAAACGCATTTGAACCATGTTCAATTCTTGAATAGGCACAAACAATTGTTTAAATGCAGTGCATTTTTCTATATGTTCCTCTAAATTTTTAGGGTAGCCGCCTTTAAAAACAGAAAAACGTTGTACCCCTTTAACCTGTGGGCCAACGTAAATTAATTGTTTTTGCTGTTCTTTTGTCTTTTTAATAGCATCCCCTACCTTCTCTGGTGATGCTTTTTCAGATACTTTAATCGTCATCTAACACACTCCATTCCCAAGCTACCTGTGGTAAGTTAAACTGCACTTCCATGACACCATGCCACATCGGTTTCATTTGTTCCTCAAATAATGCCATGCTTATTGTGCCTGTTATGGATGCAGCTCCAACTACTCGCTTTTTTCCCAATGATATTTTAATTCTGTTCATGACATTTAATGTGTCACGCCAACCATGTTGCTCATCTCTGCTATATGTTCCAATTACTAACTTTAGTGTTGTCACATTTTCTTTATGTTGTTGGTCCTCTTCCCCTAAATAACGAACTATAACAAAAGGATAGTCCTCCTGCTCTGTTTCATCTCCTCTTCGAGAAGAGTTCTTTTTAGGTGGTAAATAACCATCATACACAGTTGGGGCTTTTTCTATATTTTCATCTTTTGTAGGTAATCGCATTTCTTTTAATGCCTCATTCAGAAAATCTACAAGATCATCAATTAGAGTAGTATTTAACATCATGCTCCTCCTCTTAACAGTCGATCTAAACCATGCTCTATTCGATTGTTAAGGACTGTTTGGCCGCGATCAATAATATCTTCAATAAGTACATCTTTCCCCATCATTTGCGCTATGGAAGGTCCATATCTACCCTGTATAGGAAGGCGACTTCTTCCTACACGAGTAAATACGTTTACATGTCCATTTCCAGTTCTTGTAACAAACCCATTGTCAATTTTCTTTCTCGAACCTTGCCTTAAAACACGCGCTGTTACCTGGTCATTTTTTGGAGAAGAAGGTCTTACATCGAATTTCATAATGGGTGTTACCGGACCACTTGCTCGTATTTGAGCCGAAAGACTGTTAGCAGTTGCTTTCCGAATTTTAATTCGTTTCTTAACATCCTCAGCTTTAACAATATAATACTTACGGATTGCTACACTACTACGAGTTCTTACTGCCGTTGCTGAACGATTGATAGCACGCCAGAGTACGATTTTAGCTTCTCGTGGCGTGTTTTCAAATAACCGTTCAATTCTTTCAACGTTTTCAAGTCTTATTTGGATCATTAAATCTACCCCCTAACTTTCGTGGGCTGACAGAACAATTTTAATAACTCCATTCTGATCTTTTGCTTCTTCAACATAATAGCCTTGGCCATCTAAAATTAATTCACTATCAACTTTAGGGATATAAAAATCACTACTTTTAACGTAAACAGTTTTATAAACCTTAAATATTTCTTGCGAAGCATCTAATTGATCACGTCCAAAGCCTCTTAAATCTTCTAAACTGCTGTCTACAACTATTAAATCTAAATTTTGGCCATCTAATTCATGTTCATCGGCCATTTCATCGACATTAAAAAAAACGTCCAAATCCTCCAAAATGAAGTCTTTAAACGTCTTATTCATCGTGATCATCCTCTAATAACAAATCAGCTTTCCCTTGTCTAATGACAGCTTCGATAATATCATCTTTACGTGTTAAACCCGTTAAATCAACACCTACTTCTTTCGCTTCGCGTTTCAATCCTTCAGCATTATATTCATCATCAAGTGCAGAACGGAATTCTTCAAATACATCTGGCGGAATCACTTTGACATCATTGGCCACTTGTTGCTTTTTTAATTCCTCTTCAGGTGAAATGACATATTCAGCAGACTTCAAACGGACTAAACGGTTTTCTTCGGATTCTGTTAACCCTTCTATAATGTCACCCTTTTTATACGTGACATTGTTGTGTCGAATAGCTTGCTTTGCTCTAATCATGTACTATCCCTCCTTAAAGGACTTTCGCAACAAACCAACTATTAATTTCTTTTGGAATTGGTAGTGGTTTTGAGCTTAGTTGTAACATTTTACGATCAGGATTCTTCTCAACCCACGTATCAGGCACACGTTCTGTTTCGTATGTTGTAAAATTATCTTTATCTTTAATAATTGTAATGGCCGCATATGCCATAGAGAAATCAGCTTCAGATGAAAGTAAAGCTAGTGAACCAGCTGGCACTAAAGGCTCTGCTTTTTTCGTCTCTTCATTGAAATAATGAGCGTTATAAGAATATAAATATCCCACTTCCGAAAGATAGCCAATGTATGTGGCACCTGAAGGCAACTCATTAATGGCAATTTGGCCAATAGTAACATTACGGATATTTAAAAGCTTTAAGATTTCCTCATCTTTCAATAGCACATCTGCTACATCACTTGCCATAATCACATGGTCTGTATTCACAAATCCTGTTTCTTGTACAGTTTTGCGCCAACGTTTTAAATCGTCCAATTTAGTCGAAGTTCCTGCAGACCATAAATTTGCACCTGACAACGTTTCGCGATTGGTATGGCCAAATGAAATTAATTTTTCGATACCATCACCTTTTACATCAATTTCTCCATTGAAAATTGCTTGTGCACACATTAATTCTTCACGGCGTGTAACCATTTGGTCTAAGTCCTCTAGATCATCCAGTAACTTTCTAGCAGCTCGTTGATCTGGCGTTTGTGAAGAATAAAGGTTTTCTCCCATAGAACGCTTTTGTATGTCAGCTGCTGTTGTCACTTTAAGAGGTGCAACAAGAGGAGGAGAAAATGTTTCTGTACGATACCCACTATTTTCAACAACCTTACCACCAATTTTTTCACTTACATATGGTGCGACTTTCAAGCCCCCAATTTTAATATCTACATCGACCTTTGCAGTAGTCGAAAATTCTTTATGTTCGAAAAACTTATCACGTAAAAACGTGGTAGCTTTCGGCATGCGATTAACAAACTTTAACATTGTGCGTGGTTCAAATAAATCTACTGCCATGGATTATTCCTCACCTTTCGTTTGTGGAATTGCTGCAATTGTATCGCGTAATGTAATCCCAATATTACTTAATGCTTTTTTATATTCAATAACATTTGAATCTGTTGGTAAGATGATCTTTCGTGAGTTAAATTCGCCACGTTTGTAACACACAGCTGCTTTTGTTTCACCTGCAGCAGTCGCTACAGCATCGGCCATAATTCCGTATACTTCTGTTGGTACGCTTTCTTTAGTCATCGCAACGGCTTCCCCTTCGGCATCCAGCGCAAATACTTGTCCTACTGATAACTCTTGTTCAGCTGCAACTTTGATAGGCTCTGTTACTACTTTATCTTGAAAGCCTGCTAATAGGTTCTCATGTTCTAGTGCATACATTTTTTGATTCCCCCTTTATAAAATGTCATCAAGCAAATTATCTACTTCAGCATCTGGATTTGGTGTAGGTGCTTCTGAAGCTTCAATTTGATTTAATGGCTTTGCATCCGCAATACGATTTTGTAGCTGTTGTTGTGTTTGTTCTTTTTGTGCTTTCAAAATTTCCATTGCTGTGTCTGCAGCTGAAGCACCTGTTTCAAATTTCGCTTTGTTTACAATAGCTTCAGTACCAGGCTGTGATATATTTTCAATGTCTTGAATGCGTTGACGTTCATTATTTACAGCTGCTTTTTCAATTTGATTAACAAGCTCTGGATGCTCATTTTTTAATGTCTCTAAGTCCATCTTTTGACTTCCTCTCTCGTTTTGAGTAATTGAATTCATTGTCGAATTCATGGGGTCCACCTTTAGTTGTTGGCGAAGTTGATCTAACACACTTTTAGGAATAGCACCTTCCACTAGTGAAGGGTGTTCAATACTAGCTACGGCATCTAGTTCGTTTTCAAACATGATGGCATCAATAAAGCCATTTTCCTTTGCTTCACTAGCAGTCATCCAAGTTGTACGATTCATCATTTGTAATAACTCTTCTGCTGTTTTAGAAGTCTTGGAACGATATGCATTGGTAATTGTTTGATTGACTTTTTGTAAAAAGTCACTCGTAGCATCCATTTCGTTGTAATCTCCCCATGCACCAGTTAAAGCGTTGTGAATCATCAACTGAGCTACTGGAGACATTTCTACGTGTTGTCCTGCCATGGAAATGACACTAGCTGCACTTGCTGCCATACCTACAATTTGAACTTTAACTTTTCCGTTAAAGGATTTTAAAGCCGTATAGATTTCAGCTGCAGAAAAAACAGATCCACCACCTGAATTGACAACTACAAGTAACTCCCCATCTTGGTTTCGTAAGGCACGATCAATAGCCGTATTTACTTTACCTGGACTCGTTGCAGGAATTGCGAAATAGTCATAAATCCACTGGTCTGCATCATTGATAATTGGTCCCTTAATCTCAATCTTCATCGTTTTCTTTCACCTCCTTCTCCTGAAGAACTTTCAAGGCCTCTAAATACGCCAAATCAAGTCCAGCATCTCGTCTAGCATTTTCCTCACGTACTCGTTGGTAATGATTACGCCAGAAGTTACCACTTGTCATTTCTACCGTCTCTCGCGCTCTCGTACTAAAGCCCGCTTCCACACGTTTAATCGCTGCATTTACTTCTTTGAGTGGATCTAACTGTCCTTGTGATGGTCCATTCCATTCAGCAGTACTATAAGCTTGCCTTATTAATGGATTTTCCAAAAAACCAGGTGCATGAATGCGACCTATTAAAATGGCCTCTGTCAACCATTCTTCATAGATGGGTTGGCAAAAGCGACTTGCAATGAATTCTCGACGCATTTTAAACATCTTCCACGCCTCGAGCAATGCTGCCCTTGAAGCTGAATAACTCGAAGTAAAATGCTTAACAAGAACCTCATATGGAATTTCTAGTGCTGCACCCATTTGACGTATGATTGCTGTTACAAATGGATCAAAAGAGGCATTATTCCGTGCTGGATTTGACATATTTGCCTTTTCACCTGGATTTAACGCTATTACAGAGCCTGCTGCAAGTTCCACTGTCATATCATCCTCTTGATCAACCTGTTCTTCTTCAGGTATTCCTTCACCAATAACTTGACCAGAACCATCTTCATCTTCAGTAGTTTCAATAAATACCGTCATTAGTGATGAAATCAGAGCAGCTGTTAATTCTGCTTCACTATAACGATCTAATTGTTTTAAGCTTTCAATTACTGGTGCTAATATTGGGACTCCACGCCTTTGTTCTGGTCGTTCAGATTCCATAAGGTGCAAGATATTTTGACGTCCGCTTAATTTCCCGAACTTTTCAACACGTTTCCATTCTTTTTTGCCAGAGTCCATTGATAAAGGATGTATATTGCAAATATGATAGGCTGCAACTTCACCAAAAGTCCCTAGTTCAACACCATTAATAATGTTCTTTGATGCATTTGTTGGACTTGATATGCGATCACTTTCAATTAACTGTACCCGTAACCCATACCAATGCTCCTTATGGTACCTGTGTGGTAACGTCACAAATGTTTCTCCACTTGCCAGAAATGACAAAAACGCAATTTGCTGAAGCTCATAAAAATTGTGCATTTGCATTGAGTCACACATCAACGACTTTGCCCACAAAGAGAATTCTCTTTCAACATGCGTTTCCCATTCATCTGCTTGTTGTTCAGTTATACCTAAAAATTCATGGTCTATTTGGCTATTTAACACTAAACCGTACCCAACAACATTTGTACGAATGGTTTTCAACGCACCTGTAGCTAGTGGGGTATTCATATACAAGTCGCGTGATCGCTCTCGTAGCATTTCTAAGTTCTCGTCAATATCTTCTTTCGTAGAGCCGCCTTTTGACCGCCATCCCCGCATTGATTTCTTTTGTTTACTAGCACCACTATTGGAATAGCCAGTGTTCAATATATCTAGTTGTTTACGTGCTACTTGACGTTTCACAGCTCGAACTGGTGATACAACGGCTATTGCACGGTCTATCATATTCATTTTCGACTATCCCCCTCTCTATAAATCTCGTGGCATGATTCGAATGGTTCTCCGTCTATTGCGCCCTTGTGAAGCCGCTTCCGCCTTGGCTAGTTCTTTTTGCCAAAACCTTATTTGCTCTCTTACCTGGGCTAAATTAGCACGTTCTAAACGTCTGTCATCAATTGCATAGCTTTGTCCACTGGCAATAGCAGATTCAGCCGCTAACCACATTTGCAGACGCTCTCGACATTCCTGAACTGTAAAAGCCATTAACTACACTCCTTTCGATAAAACGCCACGTCTACGTTTTTTCTTTCTTTTGGTAACTTGATTAAATACGTTTCCTGTCAAATTGTTTTCAGCAAGAAACTTCATGTCTGGGTTTAATATCCGAAGGGCTGCTAATGCATAATTCCTCAAATCAAGGGGTTCATTCCGAATACCTGAAGATTTTTTAACCCATTCTATTTTCATGGCACCTTTAAAAAAACGAGTTACTTTTCGCTCTGATGTCAATCCAATAAAATAAGCCTCGTCATATCCCTTCTCCTTTTCTACAGGGAAGAAACAATAACCAGGCTTATTTTCAAATTCATTTTTTAATCGAGAATAAATTATATCCTTACCTTCATTTACACCAATCGAGAATAAATGGATTGATTGCCTTCCTACTTTTGAAGGTTTATTGATAAAAGCAATACCTGGCCCACCTCTCCCTTTGATGGCAAATATCCTCCGATGTTCTCTAGCTTTACAAAAATCATAGACCTCATTTGTGTAGTGCCCACCAGAGTCAACACATGCAGCTGATATACTTAAATTCACACCATCATTACGTATAAAGTCCTTCATTAAGAAAGAGTCGACTTGATTCCATACAGCCTCTTGACCAGGATCACCATAAAAGATTTTATAGTAAATACCATATGAAATTTCATCAATACCCCATCCAACCACCTCAACTTCTAATCGATCATCTTGAACATCGACTCCAGCTGTCAATACTAATGCGTCCTTTGGTACTTCACATTCATAACGGATACGTCGGGAAATGAGTTTATCATGATCTTGGTCATTCGTTTTTTCCTCCCATGACTCACCAAGCGTTGTATTGACCCATGTTTTTAAGGTCTCTGTACCTTTTCGTTTGGCCTCTTTAAACTCATCGATAATCTTTGCCCATTTTTCCCAAGGGGATGCTAGTGCATTTAAATGAAATCCACGTTTCTTTGCCTCTACATTTCGTGCAATCCATTTACCAGGACGTGCTTTCCATTCGACTTCAGTATGTTGTTCTTTACAACCCATACATTCCATCGTTACTGTTTCAAAACGTATTTGAGACCAAACATAGGGTTGAAACTTTCCACAACTCGGACAAGAAACACACCATTCTTCTTTCGTACTTTCTTCATACTCCGCTTCAATACGTGATGCACCTTTAACTGTCGGTGTAGAAACCGAAATCCATTTACTGTTCCAAAAAGTCTTAGTTCGTTTCTGAGCTAGGGATAATGGATCTCCTTCAGTTCCTGCAGATGGTGGGAATCTGTCCACTTCATCAGCTAAAACAATACGTACTGGCCGTGATGCTAAACTTGCAGGTGAATTCGCCCCCACTAAAGTAAGATGTCCACCAGCAAACTTCTTTTGAAGTAAAGTGTTGTTTCCATCCTTCGCTTTTGGACTATTAACTTTTTTTGATAAAGAAGGTGTATCTCGTATCATTGCCGCAATACGATCCTTAGAATAGGCTTCTGCCATTTCAAGCGTAGGCTGCATTAGCAGCATTGGTGAAGGATCATAGTCGATATGATAGCCAACGATGTTATTAATAACTTCTGATT
Encoded proteins:
- a CDS encoding DUF6148 family protein, with the translated sequence MAFTVQECRERLQMWLAAESAIASGQSYAIDDRRLERANLAQVREQIRFWQKELAKAEAASQGRNRRRTIRIMPRDL
- a CDS encoding phage tail sheath family protein — encoded protein: MPHGSRVYEMPTSPGTPSVVSSIVPVVFGTAPINLTEGIDNVNRPIKCTSLTDFKKNFGYSKDWENYDLCEVADAAFVEFGVGPFVFVNVLDPAVHKKSVTQEVVTIENQKATLKSEGILKKSLKLIVDSVTLKEDEDYIATFNEDGLLMIAFLTTQTAVIAEYDVVDPSLVTKEHLIGGYDIATGKASGLECVNKVFPRLRSVPSLLLAPKFSSDPEVAAVMRAKATSINTYFKAVALTDVDTTQTAVFTDVFEWKNDNSYTGKNEAVCWPLGMRKDKVYHLSTLLACNVLKVCLINNNYPYESASNKPIPIDKIVIKKGNNYEEVELEPNQAEILNDQGIVTALNFVNGFVTWGNYTAAYPDVTDVKDKFHATRIMHNFIGNSIVLKTWEKVDGPIRRRLIDEIVDEMNMWMNGLQGDGAIIGGRVEARAEDNPNEQLLNGKVVFRYYVAEPTPAQVIENILQVDTSYYDTIFN
- a CDS encoding major capsid protein; this encodes MAVDLFEPRTMLKFVNRMPKATTFLRDKFFEHKEFSTTAKVDVDIKIGGLKVAPYVSEKIGGKVVENSGYRTETFSPPLVAPLKVTTAADIQKRSMGENLYSSQTPDQRAARKLLDDLEDLDQMVTRREELMCAQAIFNGEIDVKGDGIEKLISFGHTNRETLSGANLWSAGTSTKLDDLKRWRKTVQETGFVNTDHVIMASDVADVLLKDEEILKLLNIRNVTIGQIAINELPSGATYIGYLSEVGYLYSYNAHYFNEETKKAEPLVPAGSLALLSSEADFSMAYAAITIIKDKDNFTTYETERVPDTWVEKNPDRKMLQLSSKPLPIPKEINSWFVAKVL
- a CDS encoding head decoration protein, which codes for MYALEHENLLAGFQDKVVTEPIKVAAEQELSVGQVFALDAEGEAVAMTKESVPTEVYGIMADAVATAAGETKAAVCYKRGEFNSRKIILPTDSNVIEYKKALSNIGITLRDTIAAIPQTKGEE
- a CDS encoding phage terminase large subunit family protein codes for the protein MMMVRKQTMKLFKKVARLVAPPPKLTVSQWADKHRVLSKESSAEHGKWDTDRAPYQREIMDAVNDPETEEIVVMSSAQVGKSEVINNIVGYHIDYDPSPMLLMQPTLEMAEAYSKDRIAAMIRDTPSLSKKVNSPKAKDGNNTLLQKKFAGGHLTLVGANSPASLASRPVRIVLADEVDRFPPSAGTEGDPLSLAQKRTKTFWNSKWISVSTPTVKGASRIEAEYEESTKEEWCVSCPSCGKFQPYVWSQIRFETVTMECMGCKEQHTEVEWKARPGKWIARNVEAKKRGFHLNALASPWEKWAKIIDEFKEAKRKGTETLKTWVNTTLGESWEEKTNDQDHDKLISRRIRYECEVPKDALVLTAGVDVQDDRLEVEVVGWGIDEISYGIYYKIFYGDPGQEAVWNQVDSFLMKDFIRNDGVNLSISAACVDSGGHYTNEVYDFCKAREHRRIFAIKGRGGPGIAFINKPSKVGRQSIHLFSIGVNEGKDIIYSRLKNEFENKPGYCFFPVEKEKGYDEAYFIGLTSERKVTRFFKGAMKIEWVKKSSGIRNEPLDLRNYALAALRILNPDMKFLAENNLTGNVFNQVTKRKKKRRRGVLSKGV
- a CDS encoding DUF7210 family protein — protein: MIRAKQAIRHNNVTYKKGDIIEGLTESEENRLVRLKSAEYVISPEEELKKQQVANDVKVIPPDVFEEFRSALDDEYNAEGLKREAKEVGVDLTGLTRKDDIIEAVIRQGKADLLLEDDHDE
- a CDS encoding head maturation protease, ClpP-related; the protein is MKIEIKGPIINDADQWIYDYFAIPATSPGKVNTAIDRALRNQDGELLVVVNSGGGSVFSAAEIYTALKSFNGKVKVQIVGMAASAASVISMAGQHVEMSPVAQLMIHNALTGAWGDYNEMDATSDFLQKVNQTITNAYRSKTSKTAEELLQMMNRTTWMTASEAKENGFIDAIMFENELDAVASIEHPSLVEGAIPKSVLDQLRQQLKVDPMNSTMNSITQNERGSQKMDLETLKNEHPELVNQIEKAAVNNERQRIQDIENISQPGTEAIVNKAKFETGASAADTAMEILKAQKEQTQQQLQNRIADAKPLNQIEASEAPTPNPDAEVDNLLDDIL
- a CDS encoding phage major tail tube protein, encoding MARIPEKVNDFRVYVNGSPELKGVSDLQLPSLNPKTETVSGGGLMGEYDAPNFSHLESMKATINWRVINDELIEFLKPEVIKVDFRVANQELEGAKGKHEFGVNRIVIRGIPMNNDLGKIAKGSPYEGSSEIEVLYIKMEYNGKTLIEIDKLNYIYRVGDVDYMEKLRAALGM
- a CDS encoding phage portal protein produces the protein MNMIDRAIAVVSPVRAVKRQVARKQLDILNTGYSNSGASKQKKSMRGWRSKGGSTKEDIDENLEMLRERSRDLYMNTPLATGALKTIRTNVVGYGLVLNSQIDHEFLGITEQQADEWETHVEREFSLWAKSLMCDSMQMHNFYELQQIAFLSFLASGETFVTLPHRYHKEHWYGLRVQLIESDRISSPTNASKNIINGVELGTFGEVAAYHICNIHPLSMDSGKKEWKRVEKFGKLSGRQNILHLMESERPEQRRGVPILAPVIESLKQLDRYSEAELTAALISSLMTVFIETTEDEDGSGQVIGEGIPEEEQVDQEDDMTVELAAGSVIALNPGEKANMSNPARNNASFDPFVTAIIRQMGAALEIPYEVLVKHFTSSYSASRAALLEAWKMFKMRREFIASRFCQPIYEEWLTEAILIGRIHAPGFLENPLIRQAYSTAEWNGPSQGQLDPLKEVNAAIKRVEAGFSTRARETVEMTSGNFWRNHYQRVREENARRDAGLDLAYLEALKVLQEKEVKENDED
- a CDS encoding phage tail protein, translated to MIQIRLENVERIERLFENTPREAKIVLWRAINRSATAVRTRSSVAIRKYYIVKAEDVKKRIKIRKATANSLSAQIRASGPVTPIMKFDVRPSSPKNDQVTARVLRQGSRKKIDNGFVTRTGNGHVNVFTRVGRSRLPIQGRYGPSIAQMMGKDVLIEDIIDRGQTVLNNRIEHGLDRLLRGGA